Proteins encoded in a region of the Trypanosoma brucei gambiense DAL972 chromosome 11, complete sequence genome:
- a CDS encoding sugar transporter, putative — MKWRVKIFAALGGFLFGYDTSVINGALFQMKEHFDFPAHSWISGLIVSIAIAGAFVGAFASGFISVRWGRRSCIALADIFFTLGSIMMAFAPNVEVIFVGRAIVGLGIGICSATIPVYLAEITSASNRGSSIVFNNVCLTGAQFIASVVTALLVQFTGTNFGWRVALGLGAVPSVIQFVGLIFFLPESPRWYLATGRVEKALKTSEMYDIDIVDCAEGGGLVIDYRALFSTVMRRRLLIGCMLHILQQTSGINTIMYYSSVILYDAGFKDPKTPVLLSIPLAAINTLFSLFGVFTVDRWGRRLLLQISACGCFVVTVGMTVVGFMLDKQIPYEIGGWIFLSLLGFYLVFFAPGLGAMPWVVMGEIFPNTLRTSAASVATMCNWGSNALVSQVFPMVLGSIGVGGTFSLLCACIIAAVLFIQFFVVETKGLTLEEIEEMFDPRARHRGSDGSQCSESCSKVERENEGEGTDHGLNQAETARAPI, encoded by the coding sequence ATGAAGTGGCGCGTGAAGATATTTGCTGCACTCGGTGGGTTTCTTTTTGGATACGACACCAGTGTAATAAATGGCGCTCTCTTTCAAATGAAGGAACATTTCGATTTTCCAGCACATTCGTGGATATCCGGCCTCATTGTCAGCATTGCCATAGCGGGGGCGTTTGTTGGCGCATTTGCATCCGGCTTCATTTCAGTACGGTGGGGTCGACGGTCGTGCATCGCCTTGGCTGATATATTCTTCACTTTGGGCTCTATCATGATGGCTTTTGCTCCTAATGTGGAGGTGATATTTGTCGGACGCGCCATTGTGGGTTTAGGCATTGGTATATGCTCTGCAACAATTCCAGTGTACTTGGCAGAAATTACGTCAGCCAGTAACCGTGGGTCTAGCATTGTGTTTAACAATGTATGTCTCACTGGGGCACAATTCATTGCTTCAGTTGTAACTGCGCTGCTTGTGCAGTTCACCGGGACAAATTTTGGCTGGCGTGTAGCTCTTGGTTTGGGCGCCGTTCCGTCGGTAATACAGTTTGTCGGTTTGATATTCTTTCTCCCAGAAAGTCCGCGGTGGTACCTTGCTACTGGCAGAGTTGAGAAGGCACTGAAAACATCTGAGATGTATGATATTGATATTGTCGATTGTGCGGAAGGAGGGGGACTCGTTATTGATTATCGTGCCCTCTTTTCAACGGTGATGCGGCGACGACTACTAATTGGTTGCATGCTCCACATATTGCAGCAAACCTCAGGCATTAATACAATTATGTATTATAGTTCTGTGATACTGTATGACGCAGGTTTTAAAGATCCTAAAACACCAGTATTGTTGTCGATTCCGCTCGCTGCAATCAACACCCTCTTCTCACTCTTCGGTGTCTTTACTGTTGATCGCTGGGGTCGGCGTCTACTACTTCAGATTAGCGCATGCGGTTGTTTCGTCGTTACGGTTGGTATGACAGTTGTTGGTTTTATGCTTGACAAACAAATTCCATACGAAATCGGTGGTTGGATATTTCTTTCTCTACTTGGTTTCTACCTTGTGTTCTTTGCACCTGGTCTCGGTGCTATGCCATGGGTTGTCATGGGGGAAATATTTCCCAACACGCTTCGTACATCTGCGGCTTCTGTTGCAACAATGTGCAATTGGGGTTCGAATGCTCTTGTTTCACAGGTGTTCCCAATGGTTTTGGGAAGCATAGGAGTTGGTGGAACCTTTAGTTTGCTATGTGCATGTATCATTGCCGCGGTATTATTCATACAATTCTTTGTggtggaaacaaaggggcTCACACTGGAGGAAATTGAGGAAATGTTCGACCCGAGAGCGCGCCACAGGGGGAGCGACGGTTCCCAATGCAGTGAAAGTTGTAGCAaagtggaaagagaaaatgaaggagagggaacgGATCATGGATTGAACCAAGCGGAAACCGCCCGTGCGCCCATTTAG